The following coding sequences lie in one Kamptonema formosum PCC 6407 genomic window:
- a CDS encoding HlyD family efflux transporter periplasmic adaptor subunit: MQRPNEEINAAELNGKGQGVALLEKPDVGVADISDKMPAIETETAIAPITETEQKQPPADQPKKGGPNLLILGILGIGAIAASTFGYRYWQYASAHIETENATVSGHIHQISTRINGTVSDVLVADNQQVKPGQLLVKLDPRDYQVKVQLAQAALESARRQAQAAESSVSLASQTNQGKTTQAQGDISTAQAAIGTAQAALREAQAGVPAAQAIVAQEEAGVPAAQAKVTQAESSIPQAQARVREAQAGVSGAQARLAQAEATVTKAKADLQRYDELFKEGAIAGQQLDTARQAYDVAVAQKTAAQQGIEQAKAQVAQAQQGVATAQAALAEAKEGVNQAQAKVAQARVGIASAEAKVAQAQEGITSAQSKLEASRGGLQQAQATGQQTQVNRSQYNAALGAIAQSEATLKDAQLQLSYTNITAPAAGVIGRKSVEVGQRVQPGTPLMAIVSNEYWVTANFKETQLTNMKPGQKVEIKLDAFPNHKFEGRVDSFSPASGSQFALLPPDNATGNFTKIVQRIPVKVVFDGESVKGYESRIAPGMSAVVNVEIK, from the coding sequence ATGCAACGCCCTAACGAAGAAATCAACGCCGCCGAACTCAACGGCAAAGGACAAGGAGTCGCCCTTCTAGAAAAGCCAGATGTCGGCGTTGCAGATATCAGCGATAAAATGCCTGCGATCGAGACTGAGACAGCGATTGCACCCATTACCGAAACAGAGCAAAAACAGCCCCCAGCCGACCAGCCGAAGAAAGGCGGCCCGAACTTACTAATCTTGGGAATATTAGGAATAGGTGCGATCGCCGCTAGCACCTTTGGGTATAGATACTGGCAATACGCCTCCGCCCATATCGAGACGGAAAACGCCACAGTTTCCGGTCATATCCACCAAATCAGCACCCGTATTAACGGGACTGTCAGCGACGTACTCGTAGCCGACAACCAGCAAGTAAAACCGGGACAACTGCTAGTCAAACTCGACCCCCGCGACTACCAGGTTAAAGTCCAGTTAGCCCAAGCCGCTTTAGAAAGCGCCCGCCGCCAAGCTCAAGCGGCGGAATCGAGCGTGTCTCTAGCTTCTCAAACAAACCAAGGTAAGACAACGCAAGCTCAAGGGGATATCTCAACGGCCCAAGCTGCGATCGGCACTGCTCAAGCCGCTCTCAGAGAAGCCCAAGCCGGCGTACCCGCAGCCCAAGCTATTGTCGCCCAAGAAGAAGCCGGAGTCCCAGCAGCCCAGGCGAAGGTAACGCAAGCAGAATCAAGCATTCCCCAGGCCCAAGCGAGAGTTAGGGAAGCCCAAGCGGGAGTTTCTGGGGCGCAAGCGAGGTTAGCCCAAGCCGAGGCGACGGTGACAAAGGCTAAGGCAGATTTGCAGCGCTACGATGAACTATTTAAGGAAGGCGCGATCGCAGGTCAACAACTAGACACAGCCCGCCAAGCCTACGATGTCGCCGTTGCCCAAAAAACCGCCGCCCAACAGGGAATCGAACAAGCTAAGGCCCAAGTCGCACAGGCTCAACAAGGCGTAGCGACAGCCCAAGCAGCATTAGCTGAAGCCAAGGAAGGTGTTAACCAAGCCCAGGCAAAAGTTGCCCAAGCCAGAGTTGGGATAGCCAGCGCCGAAGCGAAAGTCGCCCAAGCGCAAGAGGGGATTACTTCGGCTCAATCAAAATTAGAAGCTTCCAGAGGCGGATTGCAACAGGCTCAAGCTACTGGTCAGCAAACCCAGGTCAATCGATCGCAGTACAATGCAGCATTAGGTGCGATCGCGCAGTCAGAAGCCACCCTCAAAGACGCTCAACTGCAACTTTCCTATACCAATATCACCGCCCCCGCTGCTGGAGTCATCGGACGAAAATCTGTAGAAGTTGGTCAGCGCGTGCAACCGGGAACTCCTTTAATGGCGATCGTTAGTAATGAGTATTGGGTGACAGCTAACTTTAAGGAAACGCAATTGACTAACATGAAACCCGGTCAAAAAGTAGAAATTAAATTAGATGCTTTCCCCAATCATAAGTTTGAGGGTCGAGTCGATAGTTTCTCACCAGCATCAGGTTCTCAGTTTGCCTTATTGCCTCCCGATAATGCTACTGGCAACTTTACAAAAATTGTCCAACGGATTCCAGTAAAAGTTGTGTTTGATGGCGAAAGTGTCAAAGGATATGAATCGCGGATTGCACCGGGAATGTCTGCTGTTGTCAACGTTGAAATTAAATAG
- a CDS encoding MFS transporter, whose protein sequence is MIALPPALRSRNYRLFFAGQGISLIGNWMTQIASIWLVYHLSQSAFLLGVVGFAGQLPTLIVIPFAGVLIDRWNRHRVLVITQILAMIQSLALAFLALTGTINIWQIVILSFCQGAITAFDAPARQAFVPEMVERKEHLANAIAINSSMFNAARLVGPAIGGLLIANVGPGYCFLIDGLSYIAVIASLLAMNVKPRKLAVITTNPLERFKEGFAYVFGFHPIRSILILLALICFAGMPYTILAPIFATNILHGGPETLGFLMAASGIGALSVAIYLSTRKSVLGLGKLIAISPAIMGLGLIGFAASRQLWLSLIMMLVIGIGFILNVTSSNTFLQTIVEDDKRGRVMSIYAMALFGATPFGNLIAGGLANYIGAPNTLMIGGMICIFSSFIFAKQLPTLRRLVRPIYMEMGLLSKST, encoded by the coding sequence ATGATCGCACTTCCCCCAGCACTACGTTCTAGAAACTACCGCCTATTTTTCGCCGGACAGGGAATCTCTCTAATTGGCAATTGGATGACACAAATCGCTTCAATTTGGTTAGTTTATCATTTAAGCCAATCAGCTTTTTTACTAGGTGTAGTTGGATTTGCTGGTCAACTTCCCACTTTGATTGTCATACCATTTGCCGGAGTTTTAATAGATAGGTGGAATCGCCACCGAGTTCTAGTTATTACTCAAATACTTGCTATGATCCAGTCATTAGCACTAGCATTTTTGGCACTAACAGGAACAATTAATATTTGGCAAATCGTTATCCTGAGTTTTTGTCAAGGTGCAATCACCGCTTTTGATGCGCCAGCGCGTCAAGCTTTTGTACCTGAAATGGTAGAAAGGAAAGAACATTTAGCAAATGCGATCGCGATCAATTCTTCGATGTTCAATGCAGCAAGATTAGTCGGGCCTGCAATTGGAGGTTTGCTAATAGCTAACGTTGGGCCAGGTTACTGTTTTCTAATTGATGGTCTCAGCTACATCGCAGTAATTGCAAGTTTGTTAGCGATGAATGTTAAGCCTCGGAAACTAGCAGTCATTACTACTAATCCTTTAGAAAGATTTAAAGAAGGATTTGCTTATGTCTTTGGTTTTCATCCCATTCGTTCTATTTTAATATTATTAGCATTAATCTGCTTTGCTGGAATGCCATATACAATTCTAGCACCAATTTTTGCTACCAACATTCTACATGGAGGCCCTGAAACTTTGGGCTTTTTAATGGCAGCTTCAGGAATCGGAGCCTTATCGGTTGCGATTTATTTGAGTACGCGAAAAAGTGTACTAGGGTTAGGCAAATTAATTGCTATTTCGCCCGCAATTATGGGTTTAGGACTCATCGGTTTTGCAGCCTCGCGCCAGTTGTGGCTTTCATTAATAATGATGTTGGTAATTGGCATTGGTTTTATCCTCAATGTTACATCAAGCAACACCTTTTTACAAACAATAGTTGAAGATGACAAACGGGGGCGAGTAATGAGTATTTACGCGATGGCATTATTTGGTGCTACTCCTTTTGGCAATTTAATTGCTGGTGGGTTAGCTAATTATATCGGTGCTCCTAATACATTAATGATTGGAGGTATGATTTGTATTTTTAGCTCATTTATTTTTGCTAAGCAGTTACCAACGTTAAGGCGCTTAGTTAGACCGATTTATATGGAAATGGGTTTATTAAGTAAATCCACCTAA
- the ilvC gene encoding ketol-acid reductoisomerase — translation MARMYYDADANLDLLANKTIAIIGYGSQGHAHALNLKDSGMNVIVGLYPGSKSATKATEAGLTVHPVDKAAAAADFIMILLPDEVQKTVYKQEIEPHLTAGKVLAFAHGFNIHFGQVVPPADVDVVMVAPKGPGHLVRRTYEQGEGVPSLFAVYQDASGQARDRAMAYAKGIGGTRAGILETSFREETETDLFGEQVVLCGGLSALIKAGFETLVAAGYQPELAYFECLHEVKLIVDLVVEGGLAKMRDSISNTAEYGDLTRGPRIVTDQTRAEMRKILSEIQSGQFAREFVLENQAGKPGFTSMRRQEAEHPIEEVGKDLRAMFSWLKKQA, via the coding sequence ATGGCCCGTATGTACTACGATGCCGACGCTAACTTAGACCTCTTAGCCAACAAAACCATCGCAATCATCGGCTATGGTTCTCAAGGTCACGCTCACGCCCTCAACCTTAAGGATAGCGGCATGAACGTCATTGTCGGCCTATATCCCGGCAGTAAATCTGCAACCAAAGCAACTGAAGCCGGTTTGACAGTTCATCCAGTTGATAAAGCTGCCGCTGCCGCTGACTTCATTATGATTCTGCTTCCCGATGAAGTCCAAAAAACTGTTTACAAGCAGGAAATTGAGCCGCATTTGACAGCCGGAAAAGTGCTAGCTTTCGCTCATGGCTTTAACATTCACTTTGGCCAAGTTGTCCCCCCTGCTGATGTAGATGTGGTGATGGTTGCGCCTAAAGGCCCCGGACATTTGGTGCGGCGGACTTACGAACAGGGTGAAGGTGTTCCTAGTTTATTTGCAGTTTACCAAGACGCTTCCGGTCAAGCACGCGATCGCGCAATGGCCTACGCTAAAGGCATCGGTGGCACACGCGCCGGCATCCTGGAAACCAGTTTCCGCGAAGAAACCGAAACTGACCTCTTTGGCGAACAAGTTGTGCTTTGCGGCGGCTTAAGCGCGTTAATTAAAGCCGGATTTGAAACATTAGTTGCAGCGGGATATCAGCCAGAATTAGCATACTTTGAATGCCTCCACGAAGTTAAACTAATCGTTGATTTAGTAGTAGAAGGCGGCCTCGCTAAAATGCGTGACAGTATTTCCAATACAGCAGAATACGGCGATTTAACTCGCGGCCCTCGGATTGTTACTGACCAAACCCGCGCTGAAATGCGTAAAATCCTGAGTGAAATTCAATCAGGTCAATTTGCCCGTGAATTTGTACTAGAAAATCAAGCTGGTAAACCCGGATTTACTTCGATGCGTCGTCAAGAAGCAGAGCATCCTATTGAAGAAGTAGGCAAAGATTTGCGAGCGATGTTTAGCTGGTTGAAAAAGCAAGCTTAA
- a CDS encoding DHA2 family efflux MFS transporter permease subunit gives MANTNTIQQQPSEDRVPLKTWIGLMGTILGAFMAVLDIQITNASLRDIQASLGATLEEGSWISTSYLVAEIVVIPLTGWLSRVFSIRLYLLVNAALFTFFSVCCAWAWDLNSMIIFRALQGFTGGVLIPMAFTFLLTNLPPSKVPVGMAMFAITATFAPSIGPTIGGWLTENYGWEYVFYLNLIPGMLLLAAVWYAVDPQPLQTQLLKGGDWWGIISMAIGLGSLQVVLEEGSRKDWFSSDLIVRLSIISVIFLSLFFWIELTRKRPFINLRLLTRRNFGLASIVNVSLGVGLYGSVYILPLYLGQIQQYNSMQIGEVIMWAGVPQLFIVPMVPKLMQRVDMRLMIGIGVSLFAVSCFMNAYMTHDYGINELRWSQLVRAMGQPLIMVPLSTIATAGMEKQEAGSASGLFNMMRNLGGSMGIAALATLVTRREQFHSNQLGDSVSLYNPETQARLNQITQYFVSRGSDLSVAQDQAIAAISNIVRREAYVMAFNDCFYFVGIALLLSGIAVIFFKKVKSAGGGGMVH, from the coding sequence ATGGCTAATACCAATACGATTCAACAGCAGCCATCCGAAGATCGCGTTCCCTTAAAAACTTGGATTGGTTTAATGGGAACCATTTTAGGCGCTTTCATGGCAGTTTTGGATATTCAAATTACCAACGCTTCCCTCAGAGATATTCAAGCCTCCTTGGGCGCAACCTTAGAGGAAGGTTCTTGGATTTCTACGTCTTATTTAGTAGCCGAAATTGTAGTAATTCCTCTCACTGGTTGGCTATCGCGGGTATTTTCTATCCGGTTGTATTTATTGGTCAATGCGGCCTTATTTACCTTCTTTTCGGTCTGCTGTGCTTGGGCATGGGATTTGAATTCAATGATTATATTCCGCGCCTTACAAGGGTTCACAGGTGGTGTATTAATCCCGATGGCTTTCACATTTTTGCTGACTAATTTACCACCATCAAAAGTACCAGTTGGTATGGCAATGTTTGCGATTACAGCCACCTTTGCACCGTCAATTGGGCCAACCATCGGAGGGTGGCTGACGGAGAATTATGGATGGGAATATGTCTTTTATTTAAACTTAATTCCGGGGATGCTTCTGCTAGCTGCTGTGTGGTATGCCGTTGACCCTCAACCACTGCAAACTCAACTGCTAAAAGGGGGAGATTGGTGGGGAATTATCTCAATGGCAATTGGGTTAGGTTCCCTCCAAGTTGTGTTAGAAGAAGGAAGTAGGAAAGACTGGTTTAGTTCTGATTTAATCGTGCGTTTAAGCATCATTTCTGTTATTTTTTTGAGCCTGTTTTTCTGGATTGAACTGACTCGGAAACGACCTTTTATTAATTTGCGCTTGCTGACGCGGAGGAATTTCGGCTTAGCAAGTATTGTGAATGTATCGCTAGGGGTGGGATTGTACGGTTCTGTGTACATTTTACCCCTGTATTTAGGTCAGATTCAGCAATACAATTCTATGCAAATTGGTGAGGTGATTATGTGGGCGGGAGTCCCCCAATTATTCATAGTTCCAATGGTGCCCAAATTAATGCAGCGTGTTGATATGCGGCTGATGATTGGGATAGGAGTTAGTTTGTTTGCGGTGAGTTGTTTTATGAATGCTTATATGACTCATGACTATGGTATCAATGAGTTGCGTTGGTCGCAATTAGTACGGGCTATGGGACAGCCTTTAATTATGGTTCCTCTCTCGACGATTGCAACTGCTGGTATGGAGAAACAAGAGGCGGGTTCTGCTTCGGGATTGTTTAATATGATGCGAAATTTAGGGGGTTCGATGGGGATTGCTGCTTTGGCAACTTTGGTGACGCGGCGAGAACAATTTCACTCGAATCAATTGGGTGATTCTGTATCGTTATATAACCCGGAAACGCAAGCAAGACTTAATCAAATAACTCAGTATTTTGTAAGCAGAGGTTCGGATTTGAGTGTGGCGCAAGATCAAGCGATCGCAGCTATTTCTAATATCGTTCGCCGGGAAGCTTATGTGATGGCTTTTAATGATTGTTTTTACTTTGTGGGGATTGCTTTGCTATTAAGTGGAATTGCGGTAATCTTCTTTAAAAAGGTGAAGTCTGCTGGGGGCGGGGGAATGGTTCATTAA
- a CDS encoding MarR family winged helix-turn-helix transcriptional regulator, protein MITNSTINCKPPSRWHDVLAPHSIGYRIKLLAQLSGRRFQERLEPFGLTPFHWLVLCCLWQEDGLPTSSIGEKLQQVGGTLTGVIDRMEERDLVRRERDPNDRRIWRIWLTQAGRELQDVLPPIALGIREQAMTGISSADRELFSELIDRAIANLS, encoded by the coding sequence ATGATTACTAACTCTACTATTAATTGCAAACCTCCGAGCCGATGGCACGACGTTCTCGCCCCCCACAGCATCGGCTACCGGATCAAGCTGCTGGCCCAACTCAGCGGCCGCAGGTTTCAAGAACGGCTGGAACCCTTTGGTTTAACGCCTTTTCATTGGTTAGTGTTGTGCTGTCTGTGGCAAGAAGACGGCCTCCCCACTTCCAGCATTGGCGAGAAACTGCAACAGGTAGGGGGGACTTTAACAGGGGTGATCGATCGCATGGAAGAACGGGATCTAGTCCGCCGGGAACGCGATCCCAACGATCGCCGTATTTGGCGCATTTGGCTAACTCAAGCTGGCCGGGAACTGCAAGACGTACTCCCACCGATCGCACTCGGCATCCGCGAACAAGCTATGACCGGAATTTCGAGTGCCGATCGCGAACTCTTCTCAGAACTCATAGATCGGGCGATCGCCAATCTTTCCTAA
- a CDS encoding Zn-dependent hydrolase, with protein MTITLIPVVNGSRLDRSIYQLAEIGKLPNGGVSRVAFTKEDLLARQLVQSWMVDAGMTVRIDTAGNIIGRYAGREEGAPALATGSHIDTVPVGGRYDGVLGVLAGIEVVRVLHENGIRLNHAIEVIVFTDEECTVIGCKAMAGNVLNDPEYYRRNDGTPIQTCLEQIGGDWSKIATAKRNPSEIAAFVELHVEQGGVLENTGDRIGVVKGIVGQYRYTVTVTGRPNHAGTTPMNMRKDALVAAAQMVLAVNKIGVETPGEQVATVGYFNVSPNAANTVPAKVDFKIDLRDLSQSHLDNLLGKIKQEFNAIASATQTEVVMAQTLHVLPTLAATHIQDAIAQVCQESNLSYYYLPSRAGHDAQEIGRFTDMGMIFVPSLGGISHAEDEYTSPEQCTEGANVLLQTFLKLDRNYRV; from the coding sequence ATGACTATTACATTAATCCCTGTAGTCAATGGTTCGCGCCTCGATCGCAGCATTTACCAACTCGCAGAAATCGGTAAATTACCAAACGGAGGCGTAAGCCGAGTAGCATTCACAAAAGAAGACTTGCTAGCTCGGCAATTAGTACAATCTTGGATGGTAGACGCAGGAATGACTGTTCGCATTGATACAGCGGGAAACATCATCGGTAGGTATGCCGGACGTGAAGAAGGAGCCCCCGCACTGGCAACAGGTTCGCACATTGATACAGTACCCGTAGGCGGCCGTTACGATGGAGTTTTAGGAGTGCTCGCAGGTATCGAAGTAGTGCGAGTCCTGCATGAAAATGGCATCCGACTCAATCATGCGATCGAAGTAATCGTCTTTACTGATGAAGAGTGTACCGTAATTGGCTGTAAAGCAATGGCAGGCAATGTTCTCAATGACCCAGAATATTACCGCCGCAACGATGGTACTCCCATTCAAACTTGCTTAGAACAAATTGGCGGCGATTGGTCAAAAATAGCAACAGCCAAACGTAATCCTAGTGAAATTGCAGCCTTCGTAGAACTCCACGTCGAACAAGGCGGCGTATTAGAAAATACAGGCGATCGAATTGGAGTTGTCAAAGGAATTGTCGGACAATATCGCTACACAGTAACAGTTACAGGTCGTCCCAACCATGCCGGCACAACACCGATGAACATGAGAAAAGATGCCTTAGTTGCCGCTGCTCAAATGGTACTAGCTGTAAATAAGATAGGAGTTGAAACTCCGGGAGAACAAGTAGCAACAGTAGGATACTTCAACGTTTCACCGAATGCAGCGAATACTGTACCAGCAAAAGTTGATTTTAAAATTGATTTGCGCGACCTTTCCCAAAGTCATTTAGATAACTTACTAGGAAAAATCAAACAGGAATTTAATGCGATCGCATCTGCTACCCAAACAGAAGTAGTAATGGCTCAGACTTTGCACGTCTTACCTACCCTAGCAGCCACCCATATACAAGATGCGATCGCGCAAGTTTGCCAAGAATCAAACTTAAGCTATTACTATTTACCTAGTCGAGCCGGACATGACGCTCAAGAAATAGGACGTTTTACTGACATGGGGATGATTTTTGTCCCCAGTCTTGGAGGAATTAGCCATGCAGAAGATGAATATACATCTCCAGAGCAATGTACCGAGGGAGCCAACGTATTGCTGCAAACATTTTTGAAGTTAGATCGGAACTATCGAGTTTAG